Below is a window of Granulicella pectinivorans DNA.
GCCGGAGTTCGGGCACGGCGGCGTGGGATACGGACGCTACCTGTGGCACGACGCCGTCGACCAGACCATTGAGAATTACTCCGTCGAATTCATCGTTCCGGTGATCACGCGGGAGGATACGCGCTACTACACGCTGGGCAAGGGCGGTTTTCTGAAGCGTACCGGGTATTCGTTGAGCCGCTCCGTCATCACGCGCAACGACGCAGGCCGCGAGACGTTCAATATCTCCGAGGTGGTAGGAGCCGGGGCGGCTGCGGGTATCTCGAACCTCTACTATCCGAGACCCGAGCGGACGTTTTCCAACACCGCCGACAAATGGGGCACGAACGTAGGGATCGACGCCGCGACGTTCATGTTCAAAGAGTTCTGGCCCGACATCAACCATGCGCTCTTTCATGGAAAGAAGTCGGCTAACCCGTAAGAGTCTTCGACGGGGCGCTCCGTTGGTCGAGAACAGAATTCCTTCTCGGCCAACGGTTCTGCCACATGCGAAGCAGTTCCAAGTCATACAGTAGCCGCTGCCCGGGCTGGGTATCCATACGGCAGGACAGTCTTTATGCGCGTAAAATAAGCCTTGTGAACGTATCCGCCCCTACTCTCGAAGAGCAAACCCCTACCGCTGCGCGCCCCAAAGTCGGCTTCGTCTCCCTCGGCTGCCCCAAGAACCTCGTCGACTCCGAGGTCATGATGGGCCTTCTGCACCATAACGGCGCGGAACTGACACCCAACGCTGAAGACGCCGAGATCATCGTCATCAATACCTGCAGCTTTATCGACTCCGCCAAGCAGGAGTCCGTGAACACAATCCTCGAGATGGTGCAGCACCGCACCGAAAACGGAGGCAAGGCCAGGCGCATCGTCGTAGCCGGATGCCTGGTTGAGCGTTACCGCGACGAGATCCAAAAGAACATTCCGGAAGTAGATGCGGTCGTCGGTACCGGCGAGTTGGAAGCAATCCTCACCGCCGCGGGCCTGACCGCAAAGCCCACGCCGAACCACTCGCCCTTCCAGATTCTGCCGCAGGACTTCGGGCAGCCAAGTATCGCAGCGCAGACCCAGCCGGACCTTGAGCTGATCGCGCATCCGCCTGTCGATCACACGCAGGTAGAGATCGAGAACCTCTCCGCGGGCCTGGTTTCCCGCGCTCCGTCGGCTGTCTCGCAGCACTCGCGACCGCTGGCCGATCCGGAGCACGACGCCGAGATCGCACCGCAGCTCCGCATTGCACAATCGCTCGCCGAAACAGGCACAACCGCTGGAACCGCTCCGCTGAACCACCCGGGCCAGCATGTCGATCACGTCTCCCACTCCGACAAGCCTGCCGGAGCCACCAGCCGCCCAGAAGGCGACGCCCGTGAGCAGTCCGGTCGCTTCTCCCGCGAGAGTTGGGATGGCGCCATCGCCGCGCTGCCCGACTACCTCTACTCCGATGCCACGCCGCGCATCCTGACCACGCCGCGCGCCTCGGCGTACATCAAGATCGCCGAAGGCTGCGATCATCCGTGCAGCTTCTGCATCATTCCACAACTGCGCGGCAAGTTTCGCTCACGTCGCATGGGATCGATCATCGCCGAGGCCCAGAACCTCATCGCCCAGGGCGTTCGCGAGATCACCCTCATCGGGCAGGACACCACGTGCTACGGCGAAGACCTCGGTCTGAAGGAAGGCCTCGCACAGCTTCTCGACGCGCTTGCCGTACTGCCAGGCCTGCGCTGGCTGCGCTTCCTCTACACCTATCCGAACAAGGTCACCACGCGCCTGCTCGAAACGATGGCGAAGCACGACACGATTGCCAAGTATCTCGACGTTCCCCTGCAGCACGCGAGCGCCTCGGTACTGAAGACGATGAAGCGCGGCGGCAACGCGGGCATCTTCCTCGACCTCATCGCGAAGGCCCGCCGCATCGTGCCCGGCATCGTCATCCGCACCAGCTTCATCGTGGGCTTCCCATCCGAGACCGAGGCCGACTATAAGGAGCTCGAGGCCTTTATCGTCGCCGCGAAGATCGACTGGCTCGGCGTGTT
It encodes the following:
- a CDS encoding MiaB/RimO family radical SAM methylthiotransferase yields the protein MNVSAPTLEEQTPTAARPKVGFVSLGCPKNLVDSEVMMGLLHHNGAELTPNAEDAEIIVINTCSFIDSAKQESVNTILEMVQHRTENGGKARRIVVAGCLVERYRDEIQKNIPEVDAVVGTGELEAILTAAGLTAKPTPNHSPFQILPQDFGQPSIAAQTQPDLELIAHPPVDHTQVEIENLSAGLVSRAPSAVSQHSRPLADPEHDAEIAPQLRIAQSLAETGTTAGTAPLNHPGQHVDHVSHSDKPAGATSRPEGDAREQSGRFSRESWDGAIAALPDYLYSDATPRILTTPRASAYIKIAEGCDHPCSFCIIPQLRGKFRSRRMGSIIAEAQNLIAQGVREITLIGQDTTCYGEDLGLKEGLAQLLDALAVLPGLRWLRFLYTYPNKVTTRLLETMAKHDTIAKYLDVPLQHASASVLKTMKRGGNAGIFLDLIAKARRIVPGIVIRTSFIVGFPSETEADYKELEAFIVAAKIDWLGVFTYSDEEGAKAFELAAELKVPKRTIEARRRKLMKLQQKISTQAKQAWIGREIDLLVEGPSEETDLLWEGRTPLHAPEIDGKVFINDFGPHEALVPGTFYRAEITESHDYDVVARILD